From Leptotrichia trevisanii DSM 22070:
AAAACTGCTTTAAAACCGAACTCAAAAGTTATGACTATTTTACTCAAACCCTAAGTTTATATAATTTTTAGCAATTCAATTTTAAATGGGTTCGAGTATATTATATAATCGACACTGCCCATCTAAATTTCTCTTGATAAAATCCAGCAAATTGAGATACAGTTACTCTTTTACTTTTTGAACTGGCGTGTATAAACTGTCTATTCCCAATATACATTCCCACGTGTGAAATTCTGCCTTTTTCCAAAGTTTCAAAAAACAGCAAGTCCCCCTTCTTGATATTGTTATGTAATTTTGGTTTAAATATTGACTGCTCTGCCGAAACACGTGGAATTGTAATTCCCAATGTTTTTTTAAACACATACTGCACAAAGCTGGAACAGTCAAAACTGTTATTTCCAGTTGCACCATATACATAAGGTTTTCCAATCTGAGTTTTTGCAAACTCTACAATTTTATATCTTATTTTTTCTTCTCTATCTCTACTATTTTTAATTGCATTATCTTTCTCATTATTTTCAATTATTTCTATTTTTTTACTGTTTTCAGTTATTAATTGTTTCTGAAAACTAATTTCCCCTTTAGAAAAAGATAGAAAAGAAATCATTGATATTCCCATTAAAATTTTTACAGCGTTATTAAACATTTTTCACTCCTTCAATTCTTGTTTCATAATTACTATTATTTTTTGCTGCTCAG
This genomic window contains:
- a CDS encoding C40 family peptidase; translated protein: MFNNAVKILMGISMISFLSFSKGEISFQKQLITENSKKIEIIENNEKDNAIKNSRDREEKIRYKIVEFAKTQIGKPYVYGATGNNSFDCSSFVQYVFKKTLGITIPRVSAEQSIFKPKLHNNIKKGDLLFFETLEKGRISHVGMYIGNRQFIHASSKSKRVTVSQFAGFYQEKFRWAVSII